A genomic stretch from Spongiibacter nanhainus includes:
- a CDS encoding DUF5062 family protein, protein MKKLENEKELVRKAIAIGTSYAEKRGAAKFEASDSSNEKMEFIYRLLVKDKLIQPMPELQVSQQTIRHRLALWAQSLEKKTDT, encoded by the coding sequence ATGAAGAAGCTGGAAAACGAAAAGGAATTGGTCCGCAAGGCCATTGCCATCGGCACCAGTTATGCGGAAAAACGCGGTGCTGCCAAGTTTGAAGCCAGCGACTCCAGCAATGAAAAAATGGAGTTTATCTACCGGCTACTGGTGAAAGATAAGCTGATTCAACCTATGCCAGAGCTGCAGGTTTCACAGCAAACCATTCGCCATCGACTGGCGCTGTGGGCCCAGTCTCTTGAAAAAAAGACGGACACTTGA
- the ilvD gene encoding dihydroxy-acid dehydratase — MPAYRSKTSTAGRNMAGARALWRATGMKDDDFNKPIIAIANSFTQFVPGHVHLKDLGQLVAREIEASGGVAKEFNTIAVDDGIAMGHDGMLYSLPSRDIIADSVEYMVNAHCADALVCISNCDKITPGMLNAAMRLNIPTIFVSGGPMEAGKTKLSEHKLDLVDAMVIAADSSASDEQVEEYERSACPTCGSCSGMFTANSMNCLTEALGLSLPGNGSLLATHGDRKKLFLEAGRRIVELAKEYYEKDDERALPRAIASREAFQNAMALDIAMGGSTNTILHLLAAAQEAELDFGMKDIDALSRRVPQLCKVAPNTPLYHMEDVHRAGGVMGILGELLRADLLNPELPTVHASSMGAALEQWDIMSTENDAVKNFYKAGPAGIPTQTAFSQETRWPSLDADRENGCIRSLDHAFSKEGGLAVLYGNIAEDGCVVKTSGVDESILVFEGPAHICESQEDAVDDILNDRVKAGNVVVVRYEGPKGGPGMQEMLYPTSYIKSKGLGKACALLTDGRFSGGTSGLSIGHVSPEAAAGGAIGLVEQGDTIRIDIPNRSINVLLDEAELNKRRKAMDAKGEAGWKPVKDRPRKVSAALKAYAKMATSADKGAVRDISQL, encoded by the coding sequence ATGCCCGCATACCGCTCCAAAACCTCCACCGCCGGCCGCAATATGGCCGGTGCCCGCGCACTGTGGCGTGCCACCGGCATGAAAGATGATGACTTCAACAAACCCATCATCGCCATCGCCAACTCCTTTACCCAATTTGTGCCCGGACACGTGCACCTGAAGGATCTGGGCCAATTGGTAGCGCGGGAAATCGAAGCCTCCGGGGGCGTGGCCAAAGAGTTCAACACCATCGCCGTGGATGACGGCATTGCCATGGGTCACGACGGCATGCTCTACAGCCTGCCCAGCCGGGATATTATCGCCGACTCAGTGGAGTATATGGTCAACGCCCACTGCGCCGACGCACTGGTATGTATCTCCAACTGCGACAAGATCACCCCGGGAATGCTCAATGCCGCCATGCGGCTGAATATTCCCACTATCTTTGTTTCCGGCGGCCCTATGGAAGCCGGCAAAACCAAGCTGTCTGAGCACAAGCTGGACCTGGTAGACGCCATGGTCATCGCCGCCGACAGCAGCGCCAGCGACGAGCAGGTCGAGGAATACGAGCGCTCTGCCTGCCCCACCTGCGGCTCCTGCTCCGGTATGTTTACCGCCAACTCCATGAACTGCCTCACCGAGGCCCTGGGCCTGTCGCTGCCCGGCAACGGCTCGCTGCTGGCTACCCACGGTGACCGCAAAAAACTGTTCCTGGAGGCGGGCCGACGCATCGTCGAGCTGGCCAAGGAATACTACGAAAAAGACGACGAGCGAGCTTTACCGCGAGCCATTGCCAGCCGTGAGGCCTTCCAGAACGCCATGGCGCTGGATATCGCCATGGGCGGTTCCACCAACACCATCCTCCACCTGCTGGCCGCCGCCCAGGAAGCGGAGTTGGACTTTGGCATGAAGGACATCGACGCCTTGTCACGGCGGGTGCCTCAGCTGTGTAAAGTTGCCCCCAATACACCTCTGTACCACATGGAGGACGTACACCGCGCCGGCGGCGTGATGGGCATCCTGGGCGAGCTGTTGCGGGCCGACCTGCTCAACCCGGAACTGCCCACCGTCCACGCCAGCAGCATGGGTGCCGCCCTGGAACAGTGGGACATCATGAGCACCGAGAACGATGCGGTGAAGAACTTCTATAAGGCGGGACCGGCCGGCATTCCTACCCAAACCGCCTTTAGCCAGGAGACCCGCTGGCCATCGCTGGACGCCGACCGGGAGAATGGCTGCATCCGCTCACTGGATCACGCCTTCTCCAAAGAGGGCGGCCTGGCAGTACTTTACGGCAACATCGCCGAAGACGGCTGCGTGGTGAAAACCTCGGGCGTGGATGAAAGCATCCTGGTGTTTGAGGGCCCGGCGCATATCTGTGAAAGCCAGGAAGACGCGGTAGACGACATCCTCAACGACCGGGTTAAAGCCGGCAACGTGGTGGTGGTCCGCTACGAAGGCCCCAAAGGCGGCCCCGGCATGCAGGAAATGCTCTACCCCACCAGCTACATCAAATCCAAGGGCCTGGGCAAAGCCTGCGCCCTGCTGACCGACGGTCGATTCTCTGGCGGCACCTCTGGGCTGTCGATTGGCCACGTCTCTCCGGAAGCCGCCGCCGGCGGCGCCATCGGCCTGGTAGAACAAGGCGATACTATTCGTATCGACATCCCCAACCGCAGCATTAATGTGTTGTTAGACGAAGCGGAGCTGAACAAGCGCCGCAAGGCGATGGATGCCAAAGGAGAAGCGGGCTGGAAACCGGTCAAAGACAGACCCCGCAAAGTGTCTGCAGCCCTCAAGGCCTACGCCAAGATGGCGACCAGTGCCGACAAAGGCGCGGTACGGGACATTTCCCAGCTGTAA
- a CDS encoding alpha/beta hydrolase family protein, with the protein MKWMRWWGLGLLLTVCLPVLGDDRKVAAEPVDIAVYGQLPGIEHVALSLSGKYISLATQVNDKRILLVAEVGGSILHRIDLGNLKLRGLGWAGDDHVIIRTSSTVNLGFEYGGRHELFNLMILERESGDMDWPLANSKKVLNAAFHYHPPMMKEGRWHQCVDTLPLRHSTLTQDAWITNFDLELTCIDLNEGKMHLIERGREDGDGWLVGPGVEVLARASYDQQKQRWRLWAGAEGSTLINRVEPIREFESRYGSYNIVGQGRRKGTVIYAVNRQHLVEVPLSGEQGAELYGNDIVDSLHFDSVTGLHNGYTLLGDIPELVMLDPAHQARVVGTRKAFPNLNVHFKSWSRDMERIVVYTDGAGDSGTWWIVDIAKGSAEVLGVNYPALKPHHVGAISMLRYQSSDGLPISAVVTTPPGDKEGPFPLLVLPHGGPESRDYLGFDWMAQAFASRGYIVLQPNYRGSAGYGIAFRNAGFGEVGNGMHRDIQSGVAALAERGDIDPERVCILGASFGGYLALAAVTLDKGRYRCAVSVAGVSDPVSDLRKDEMHRAYASQRYWRDYFGVSSSRDDELDALSPLKHAKRASAPILLIHGEDDTVVESRHSKRMASKLKSADKPYKYVELDEEDHYLSRAATRQKMLKVALDFVIKHNPPNGVEP; encoded by the coding sequence ATGAAATGGATGCGTTGGTGGGGCCTGGGGTTGCTGTTGACTGTTTGCCTGCCAGTGCTGGGCGACGACCGCAAGGTGGCGGCAGAGCCGGTTGATATTGCGGTTTATGGTCAGCTCCCTGGGATCGAGCACGTTGCACTTTCCCTTAGCGGCAAATACATCAGCCTGGCCACGCAGGTAAATGATAAGCGTATTCTGCTGGTGGCCGAGGTGGGTGGATCGATTCTGCACCGAATCGACTTGGGTAACTTAAAGCTGCGTGGCCTGGGCTGGGCCGGTGACGACCATGTCATTATTCGCACCAGCTCGACGGTGAACTTGGGCTTCGAATACGGTGGCCGCCATGAGCTGTTTAACCTGATGATCTTAGAGCGCGAAAGCGGCGATATGGACTGGCCGCTTGCCAACTCCAAGAAAGTGCTCAACGCGGCCTTCCACTATCACCCTCCTATGATGAAGGAGGGCCGCTGGCATCAATGCGTTGACACTTTGCCGCTTCGGCACAGTACTTTGACCCAAGATGCTTGGATTACTAACTTTGATTTGGAATTAACCTGCATCGACCTCAACGAGGGCAAGATGCACCTCATAGAGCGTGGGCGTGAGGACGGCGACGGTTGGTTGGTCGGACCGGGTGTGGAGGTCTTGGCAAGGGCCAGCTACGACCAGCAAAAACAGCGCTGGCGCTTGTGGGCCGGAGCCGAGGGCAGCACGTTAATCAATCGCGTGGAGCCGATTCGCGAGTTTGAATCCCGCTATGGGAGTTACAACATAGTGGGGCAAGGGCGGCGTAAAGGTACCGTGATATACGCGGTAAACCGCCAACACCTCGTCGAAGTGCCGTTGTCCGGTGAGCAAGGCGCTGAGCTCTATGGCAACGATATTGTCGATAGCTTGCACTTTGACTCGGTTACGGGTTTGCACAACGGCTATACCTTACTGGGTGATATCCCCGAACTGGTGATGTTGGACCCCGCCCACCAGGCGCGAGTGGTGGGGACCCGAAAAGCCTTTCCCAATCTCAATGTCCACTTCAAATCCTGGAGTCGAGATATGGAGCGGATTGTGGTCTACACCGACGGCGCCGGAGATTCCGGCACCTGGTGGATTGTGGATATCGCCAAGGGGAGCGCCGAGGTGCTGGGGGTCAATTACCCGGCGCTCAAACCTCATCACGTGGGGGCCATAAGTATGCTGCGCTACCAGAGCAGTGACGGCCTGCCTATCTCGGCTGTGGTTACCACTCCCCCGGGCGACAAGGAAGGGCCGTTTCCGCTGTTGGTGTTACCCCACGGTGGGCCAGAATCCCGGGATTATTTGGGTTTTGACTGGATGGCCCAGGCCTTTGCCAGCCGGGGGTACATAGTATTGCAGCCCAACTATCGTGGCTCGGCTGGTTACGGGATTGCGTTTCGCAATGCCGGTTTTGGTGAGGTCGGTAACGGCATGCACCGTGATATTCAGTCGGGCGTTGCGGCTCTGGCGGAACGGGGCGATATCGACCCAGAGCGAGTGTGTATTCTTGGCGCAAGCTTCGGCGGTTACTTGGCACTGGCAGCAGTAACACTGGATAAAGGGCGCTATCGCTGCGCGGTATCCGTTGCTGGCGTGAGCGATCCTGTCAGTGATCTGCGCAAAGACGAAATGCATCGCGCCTACGCCAGTCAGCGTTATTGGAGAGACTATTTTGGTGTGAGCAGTTCCCGGGACGACGAGCTGGATGCATTGTCGCCTCTGAAGCACGCCAAGCGGGCATCGGCGCCGATACTATTAATCCATGGAGAGGATGACACGGTGGTGGAATCGCGTCACAGTAAGCGCATGGCCAGCAAGCTGAAGTCGGCCGATAAACCCTATAAATATGTGGAGTTGGACGAGGAAGATCACTACCTGTCCAGAGCCGCCACTCGTCAGAAAATGTTGAAGGTAGCGCTGGATTTTGTGATCAAGCACAATCCACCTAATGGAGTTGAGCCCTAG
- a CDS encoding mechanosensitive ion channel family protein yields MDISLEKITPLLMDWLPFALVMALLFGVWLFTRKVFAVQKDHGADTRYREQGTRLLFRLAGVVLAIATLPMDGELRGQLFSLVGLLMSAAIALSSTTVMGNLMAGFMLRTVNSFRAGDYIEFRKELGRVSQRGLLHVEIQNETSELVTVPNLLLVQEPYNVVRSSGTVVSADVSLGYDVDRRDIEQALLSAIEKAELADGFVQIRELGDFSVSYRASGWLEEAGLLVSARSRLRAMMLDALHESGIEIVSPTFMNQRQLKGEGKVIPQRRHYPPSGEDSAGRAEEVLFSKAELASTVEQIQDKIKTLKKSLVEETEDGAPEVDREAIKAEMAKLTEELEVARELAKQEAAKDRARKEGDSETDGDPTAAADDSTTVDSTANNSPAHEVTASGTGDKDNNK; encoded by the coding sequence GTGGATATCTCTTTGGAAAAGATCACACCGCTGCTGATGGACTGGCTGCCCTTTGCGCTGGTGATGGCGCTGCTGTTTGGCGTTTGGCTGTTTACCCGCAAGGTGTTTGCGGTGCAAAAGGATCACGGCGCCGATACCCGCTACCGCGAGCAGGGCACGCGCCTGCTGTTCCGGCTGGCTGGGGTGGTGCTGGCCATCGCCACACTGCCCATGGATGGCGAGCTGCGGGGTCAGTTGTTCAGTCTGGTGGGGCTGTTGATGTCGGCGGCGATTGCGCTGTCGTCCACCACGGTAATGGGCAATTTAATGGCCGGTTTTATGCTGCGCACCGTCAACAGCTTTCGCGCCGGAGACTATATTGAGTTTCGCAAGGAGTTGGGGCGGGTCTCTCAGCGTGGCTTGCTGCACGTGGAAATCCAAAACGAAACCAGCGAACTGGTAACGGTGCCCAACCTGCTGCTGGTTCAGGAGCCCTACAACGTGGTGCGCTCCTCCGGCACGGTGGTGTCGGCGGATGTGTCCTTGGGCTACGACGTGGACCGCCGCGATATCGAGCAGGCCTTGCTGTCGGCCATTGAGAAGGCGGAGCTGGCAGACGGTTTTGTGCAGATTCGTGAGCTGGGGGATTTCTCAGTTAGCTATCGGGCCAGCGGCTGGCTTGAAGAAGCCGGCTTGTTGGTGAGCGCTCGCTCGCGGCTGAGGGCGATGATGCTGGATGCATTGCATGAATCCGGGATTGAAATTGTGTCTCCCACCTTTATGAATCAGCGTCAGCTCAAAGGTGAGGGCAAGGTGATTCCACAGCGCCGTCACTATCCGCCCAGCGGTGAAGACAGTGCTGGGCGCGCCGAGGAGGTGCTGTTCAGTAAAGCCGAGCTGGCCAGCACCGTGGAGCAGATTCAGGACAAGATTAAGACCTTGAAGAAGTCCCTGGTCGAGGAGACCGAGGATGGGGCGCCCGAGGTAGACCGGGAGGCGATCAAGGCCGAAATGGCAAAATTGACGGAAGAGTTGGAAGTTGCCCGGGAGCTGGCCAAACAGGAAGCGGCCAAAGACCGTGCCCGCAAAGAAGGAGATAGCGAGACAGACGGCGATCCGACGGCGGCCGCCGATGATTCAACAACGGTCGACTCTACTGCTAATAATTCCCCCGCCCATGAGGTTACGGCCTCCGGCACCGGCGACAAAGATAACAACAAGTAA
- a CDS encoding NUDIX domain-containing protein, with translation MNYCPQCATPLGDVLIDGEIRKGCGEQSCGYIHFNNPTPVVAMIVEVDGGVVMAHNVNWPKKFYSIITGFLEAGEDPLECAKRETLEELNLHAVETSLIGVYGFAQQNQVIIAYHVRGAGEIKLNEELDDYKIVPVEELKGWGMGTGLAINEWVEARLGRPPEQAF, from the coding sequence ATGAATTATTGCCCCCAATGCGCCACCCCACTGGGCGACGTCCTGATCGACGGCGAGATCCGCAAAGGCTGCGGCGAACAAAGCTGTGGCTATATCCACTTCAACAACCCCACTCCGGTGGTGGCGATGATTGTGGAGGTCGACGGCGGCGTGGTGATGGCCCACAACGTCAACTGGCCCAAGAAGTTTTACTCCATTATCACCGGCTTTCTCGAAGCCGGCGAGGATCCACTGGAATGTGCCAAACGGGAAACCCTTGAGGAACTGAACCTTCACGCGGTGGAAACCAGTTTGATCGGCGTGTACGGCTTTGCCCAGCAGAATCAGGTAATCATCGCCTATCATGTGCGCGGCGCCGGTGAGATCAAGCTCAATGAGGAATTGGACGACTACAAAATCGTACCGGTAGAAGAACTCAAGGGCTGGGGCATGGGGACAGGTCTGGCGATTAACGAGTGGGTGGAAGCCCGCTTGGGGCGGCCACCAGAGCAGGCCTTTTAA
- a CDS encoding sensor domain-containing diguanylate cyclase — translation MLHLLTRLRNPRSIAQHRATDPEAVRRRFVPLIIMGVVFLSGLLMITTVFFVPLQPAGQAMVRNYGVMVSLGSMVAGFIFYALDRRILALNVFMAAMVLGLVDIIMDTSGIEAPGVILLLVMPVLATVSVGVIAGWLWTLVIALLLSGFYFADELGLRVDNIMQSANRAIGIYITALVSLIMTMSTVAYYEVNRRRQNRRVREEHELAVFHARHDPLTNLYNRRYLTMMMERQIVQRPEVPFAVLYVDLDKFKPINDQFGHHVGDALLVEIADRLQESFREQDSCCRIGGDEFCVLLHMAPSDPIEPLVERIADEIARPIHIEGREHIASASIGYAIYPEDGATCDALLVAADRRMYRAKQASRVSSR, via the coding sequence ATGTTGCACTTACTTACCCGGCTGAGAAATCCGCGGTCTATTGCCCAGCATCGCGCCACCGATCCGGAAGCGGTGCGGCGGCGCTTTGTGCCCCTGATAATTATGGGTGTGGTGTTCCTGTCTGGCTTACTGATGATTACCACCGTATTTTTTGTGCCTTTGCAGCCGGCCGGGCAGGCAATGGTGCGCAACTACGGGGTAATGGTGTCGCTTGGCTCAATGGTGGCGGGCTTTATATTTTACGCGCTGGACCGCCGGATACTGGCTCTCAACGTGTTTATGGCGGCGATGGTATTGGGCTTGGTGGACATCATTATGGACACCAGTGGTATTGAGGCGCCCGGGGTGATTCTGCTGCTGGTGATGCCGGTATTGGCCACTGTCAGTGTTGGCGTGATAGCCGGCTGGCTATGGACTTTGGTTATTGCGCTGCTGCTGTCGGGGTTTTACTTTGCCGATGAGCTGGGTTTGCGGGTCGACAACATCATGCAATCCGCCAATCGCGCCATCGGCATTTACATTACCGCGCTGGTGAGTCTGATCATGACGATGTCCACCGTAGCCTACTACGAGGTTAACCGCCGTCGGCAAAATCGCCGTGTAAGAGAAGAACACGAACTGGCGGTATTTCACGCCCGTCACGATCCCTTGACCAATCTCTACAATCGTCGCTACCTAACCATGATGATGGAGCGGCAGATTGTTCAGCGACCCGAAGTGCCCTTTGCGGTGCTGTATGTGGACCTCGATAAATTCAAGCCCATCAATGATCAATTTGGGCACCACGTCGGCGACGCGCTGCTGGTTGAAATTGCCGACCGCCTGCAAGAGAGCTTTCGCGAACAGGACAGCTGTTGCCGCATCGGCGGTGATGAGTTTTGTGTGTTGCTGCACATGGCGCCCTCAGACCCCATTGAGCCACTGGTTGAGCGCATTGCTGACGAGATTGCCCGGCCTATTCACATCGAGGGGCGCGAGCATATCGCCAGTGCGTCCATAGGCTACGCCATCTACCCGGAAGACGGTGCCACCTGCGACGCACTGCTGGTGGCAGCGGATCGCCGGATGTACCGGGCCAAGCAGGCCAGCCGTGTATCCTCTCGTTGA
- a CDS encoding NADH:flavin oxidoreductase, protein MTTTHPALRRGTLNGLELKNRLLKAGTFENLTPGGVPGDRLAAFHNRLAEGRLAMTTLGYCAVENAGRLNANMMVMDEDTCRPLQGIIQGLHERGCKVSGQMGHCGAFSKNHSLQQRPKGPSGGLNILGFSEGMWFANAMSLDDIDKLVAQYGRAAALMKDTGFDAVEIHFGHGYGLCQFLSPLTNHRKDEYGGSLENRLRLPLRVLAAVRQAVGEDFPILGKISLSEGRRGGLHYDDAVEISKALDQAGIDGLVTSGGTSTFNPMLMFRGDSILPALLRHEKNRWMRLIYRLMGKRMFPSMPYRELYFLEQAKRVREAVSCNMIHIGGASTAESFEQALEAGFDFIQLGRSLLADPDLPTQLAGNSAFKSRCTHCNACVGTIESERGIHCPVFNP, encoded by the coding sequence ATGACCACCACCCACCCCGCCCTGCGTAGGGGCACACTCAATGGCCTGGAACTAAAAAACCGCCTACTCAAGGCCGGCACCTTCGAAAACCTGACTCCGGGCGGTGTACCCGGCGACAGACTGGCCGCGTTCCACAACCGGCTTGCAGAGGGCAGACTGGCGATGACCACCCTGGGCTACTGCGCGGTGGAGAACGCCGGCCGGCTCAACGCCAATATGATGGTGATGGATGAAGACACCTGCCGGCCACTGCAAGGCATCATTCAGGGCCTCCACGAGCGGGGCTGCAAGGTCTCAGGCCAAATGGGGCATTGCGGCGCTTTTTCTAAAAACCATTCGCTACAACAGCGCCCCAAAGGCCCCAGCGGCGGACTGAACATCCTCGGCTTCTCCGAGGGCATGTGGTTTGCCAATGCCATGAGCCTGGACGATATCGACAAACTGGTCGCACAGTACGGTCGCGCCGCCGCGCTAATGAAAGACACCGGCTTCGACGCGGTTGAAATCCACTTTGGCCACGGCTATGGACTGTGCCAGTTCCTCAGCCCGCTGACCAATCACCGCAAAGACGAGTACGGCGGCAGCCTGGAAAATCGCCTGCGACTGCCACTGCGGGTACTTGCCGCCGTGCGGCAGGCAGTGGGCGAGGATTTCCCAATACTGGGAAAAATCAGCCTTTCCGAAGGGCGTCGAGGCGGCCTTCACTACGATGACGCGGTTGAAATTAGCAAAGCGTTGGACCAGGCCGGCATCGATGGCCTGGTGACCAGCGGCGGCACCAGCACCTTCAACCCCATGCTGATGTTCCGCGGCGACAGCATCCTGCCTGCCCTGCTCCGCCACGAAAAAAACCGCTGGATGCGGCTGATATACCGGCTAATGGGCAAGCGTATGTTCCCCAGCATGCCTTATCGGGAGCTGTACTTTCTGGAGCAAGCCAAACGGGTGCGGGAAGCGGTATCCTGCAACATGATCCACATCGGCGGCGCCAGCACCGCCGAAAGCTTTGAGCAGGCCTTGGAGGCCGGCTTCGATTTTATCCAGCTGGGCCGCAGCCTGCTCGCCGACCCCGACCTGCCCACGCAACTGGCCGGCAACTCTGCCTTCAAAAGCCGCTGCACCCACTGCAACGCCTGTGTCGGCACTATCGAGAGTGAACGGGGTATCCACTGTCCCGTGTTCAACCCATAA
- the pyk gene encoding pyruvate kinase produces MRKTKIICTIGPATRHYDMLNQLADAGMNVIRLNMSHGDHDSCAAIIKAVRTLNRKRAHPIAVLIDTQGPEIRTGDLVDDLNLAPGDEISVVARGEADVEASSIRINYDDLITDVDVGDKITVDNGLINLEVLSKQARTMRCRVIDGGVLKSKRHVNLPGIRVNLPAITDKDRRDIEFAMEQDVDFIALSFVRSPDDVKALKTLLGDKAEKIKIISKIEDQEGVKNLDAIVAQSHGVMVARGDLGVEIPFEQLPIVQRQIIAQCAKQGKRVIVATHMLESMIDNPMPTRAEVTDVANAVYEEVDAIMLSGETTVGKYPVKCVEVLDRIARSIEQTRGLRFSDDLTLDGDKQQIAAAAVRLAESIQAKAIIVPTRRGLMANLVSNCHPQHPIICAFTNDSRTRRLLVLNRNVLSYRINFSSDSEKTLGTAARIMLRRGEFNEHDKVVVISDALSRSGVEAIQIRSLADLMHKGEEEPDDGSHH; encoded by the coding sequence ATGCGCAAAACCAAAATAATCTGCACCATCGGCCCCGCCACCCGCCACTACGATATGCTGAACCAGTTGGCGGACGCCGGTATGAATGTGATCAGGCTAAACATGTCCCACGGCGATCACGACAGCTGCGCCGCCATTATCAAAGCGGTCCGCACACTCAATCGCAAGCGGGCCCACCCCATCGCCGTGCTCATCGACACCCAGGGCCCGGAGATACGCACCGGCGATCTGGTGGACGACCTCAACCTCGCCCCCGGCGATGAGATCTCGGTGGTGGCCCGGGGCGAAGCCGATGTGGAGGCCAGCTCCATCCGCATCAATTATGACGACCTAATCACTGACGTCGACGTGGGGGACAAAATCACCGTCGACAACGGCCTGATCAACCTGGAGGTGCTCAGCAAGCAGGCCCGCACCATGCGCTGCCGGGTCATTGATGGCGGCGTGCTGAAAAGCAAACGCCACGTTAATTTGCCGGGTATTCGGGTGAACTTACCCGCCATCACCGACAAAGACCGGCGGGATATTGAGTTTGCCATGGAACAGGACGTGGACTTTATTGCCCTGTCTTTTGTGCGCAGCCCCGACGACGTCAAAGCCCTGAAAACCCTGCTGGGCGACAAAGCCGAGAAGATCAAAATCATCTCCAAAATCGAAGACCAGGAAGGCGTCAAAAATCTCGACGCCATCGTCGCCCAATCCCATGGGGTGATGGTGGCCCGGGGCGATCTGGGTGTAGAGATCCCCTTCGAGCAGCTGCCCATTGTGCAGCGGCAAATCATTGCCCAGTGCGCCAAACAGGGTAAGCGCGTTATCGTCGCCACCCACATGCTGGAGTCGATGATCGATAACCCCATGCCCACCCGGGCCGAAGTCACCGACGTCGCCAACGCCGTTTACGAAGAAGTAGACGCCATCATGCTGTCCGGCGAAACCACGGTGGGCAAATACCCGGTGAAATGCGTCGAAGTGCTGGACCGTATCGCCCGCTCAATCGAGCAGACCCGGGGCCTGCGCTTCTCCGATGACCTAACGCTGGATGGCGACAAGCAGCAAATTGCCGCCGCCGCGGTGCGCCTGGCGGAATCAATCCAGGCTAAGGCCATTATCGTTCCCACCAGACGCGGCCTTATGGCCAACCTGGTGAGTAATTGTCACCCCCAGCACCCCATCATCTGCGCCTTTACCAACGACAGCCGCACCCGACGCCTGCTGGTCCTCAATCGCAATGTGCTGAGCTACCGCATCAACTTCAGTTCCGACTCGGAGAAGACCCTGGGCACGGCGGCGCGCATTATGCTGCGGCGTGGCGAATTTAACGAGCACGATAAGGTAGTGGTGATCTCCGATGCCCTGTCCCGCTCTGGTGTCGAAGCGATCCAAATCCGCAGTTTGGCGGATTTGATGCACAAGGGCGAGGAAGAACCGGACGACGGCTCACACCATTAG
- a CDS encoding SDR family NAD(P)-dependent oxidoreductase, protein MDLQLGNRIALVTGSHRGTGEVIAATLAKEGATVIVHGPEPEAAQRVAGQLKRGYAVWGDVSTEAGCLQVAEQVTGLVGEIDILVNNYGVASTGKWSSTCNGDWVESYQHNVLSAARLIQHFVPEMKQRGWGRIVQLGTIGSHQPNNIMPDYYSAKGALATMTVSLAKELSNTGITVNTVSPGYIRTPEVEASLRQRAQKKGWGEDWKEIVKQVVAHDYPNPCGRLAERQEVADLVAFICSNRAGYINGQNIRIDGGAVRYV, encoded by the coding sequence ATGGATCTACAGCTGGGCAACCGGATTGCGTTGGTCACTGGCAGTCATCGCGGTACGGGAGAGGTGATCGCCGCGACCTTGGCGAAAGAGGGGGCGACCGTCATCGTTCACGGTCCGGAGCCGGAAGCCGCGCAGCGAGTTGCAGGGCAGCTCAAGCGGGGCTACGCAGTGTGGGGCGATGTTTCCACCGAGGCCGGCTGCCTCCAGGTGGCCGAGCAGGTCACTGGCCTGGTGGGTGAGATTGATATCCTGGTGAACAACTACGGCGTGGCCAGCACCGGGAAATGGAGCTCCACCTGCAATGGCGACTGGGTGGAGAGCTACCAGCACAACGTGTTGTCGGCGGCGCGGCTGATCCAGCATTTTGTGCCGGAGATGAAGCAGCGGGGATGGGGGCGCATTGTGCAGTTGGGCACCATTGGTAGCCATCAGCCCAATAACATTATGCCGGATTACTACTCGGCCAAGGGGGCGTTAGCCACCATGACTGTCAGCCTAGCGAAAGAATTGAGCAATACAGGGATTACCGTCAACACGGTGTCGCCGGGCTATATTCGCACCCCGGAGGTGGAGGCGAGTCTGCGCCAGCGGGCGCAAAAGAAAGGTTGGGGGGAAGACTGGAAGGAGATCGTCAAACAGGTAGTGGCCCATGACTATCCCAATCCCTGTGGGCGCTTGGCGGAGCGTCAGGAGGTGGCCGATCTGGTGGCCTTTATCTGCTCTAACCGTGCCGGCTACATCAACGGTCAGAATATCCGCATAGACGGTGGCGCGGTGCGCTATGTGTAG
- a CDS encoding MAPEG family protein, producing MTGLVAVLGFALWIVVLTFFYASPRLVLIVTGKKEGNAWGREKGETNTGLLMRAKHAHLNALEVLPVFAAVVFVAYFMDKAAVVDTLAAFVLFARFGQSIVHMIGTSTPLVFIRANLFAIQLLLILYMGFNLL from the coding sequence ATGACTGGCTTAGTCGCTGTCTTGGGTTTTGCATTGTGGATCGTAGTACTGACGTTTTTTTATGCGTCACCCCGTCTTGTGCTAATCGTTACCGGTAAGAAGGAAGGTAATGCATGGGGGCGTGAAAAAGGGGAGACCAATACAGGCTTGTTGATGCGCGCCAAACATGCGCACCTCAATGCCCTAGAAGTTTTGCCAGTGTTTGCGGCAGTTGTGTTTGTCGCCTATTTCATGGATAAAGCCGCCGTCGTTGATACGCTGGCGGCCTTTGTGCTCTTTGCTCGATTTGGGCAAAGCATCGTGCATATGATTGGCACGTCGACACCACTGGTTTTCATTCGAGCAAACTTGTTTGCCATTCAACTGCTGCTCATTTTGTATATGGGCTTCAATCTGTTGTAA